The following are from one region of the Coccinella septempunctata chromosome 7, icCocSept1.1, whole genome shotgun sequence genome:
- the LOC123317620 gene encoding uncharacterized protein LOC123317620 → MRAHFIALDLVETRNTTYRNLLLEIWNEICPYRPAYAQLLSNRVRWILENQKLSRAELECIKTACYPTITTREVTGPPEESRRKSSIGIRRSGLFLKTPEEDTLQRSFTGNLMRFSGGAAERRPRIPRLRFSRATRDMVMKVNSILPEHLANVETLEELVDIVYAGAVTVSEALGQRTDHQQNTPRSPTVPPWKLRLEQKITAIRKKIGVVHTYLHSETPNVKVIKAVKKIASESRIKCKDPHFKERITVVSDHLKQKIKALGNRIRRYNERTKRYKNNNLFYKDQKQFFRTLEAGDEGEIGHLEPDKAHSFWTEVWSRESTHDDNAYWIEEAQQEIPIQPMDEINLRQSDIPEILRGSNNWASPGPDKLHNYWWKYFNNVHEKLALLLQNAINNPTLLPGFLTQGVTYLIPKDGDKKDPKNYRPITCLSSVYKILTGVLTKYISRHIREHNLMTEEQGGCREKTKGCKELLVIDHIVTKQARKKLRNISVAWVDYKKAFDSVPHTWLLKVLEMHGIAGKVIELLGHLMKNWRTSLFVRSGDVLVETEQIKINRGIFQGDTLSPIWFCLALNPLSIILNNTNYGYVINKNRQVTISHRLYMDDLKLYGANSEQLRRMLEIVSAFSESVGMEMGVEKCAVLDVRRGKIEDTTEGVSLMNNITIPALDKEVPYKYLGIKQALEIKTPEMKESFKEKLLARIVLLLRAKLNSKALFMAINIWAIPIMAYSFGVLNWSTTELRALDRDVRSILTKYGVHHPHSSTIRLYLPRHQGGRGLLSLEAVHGKNISDLRQHFLKRNSPMFRAIREADQRLSPLKLSDSEYQVPQPSAEDLIAEWSAKALHGRYPSHLKSREVEKVESLTYLRAGYLFPETEGRLLAIQDQVVPTRTYMKHIAKQEVPSDRCRRCAEAAESIQHITSSCPILAPVEYLGRHDAMGRIYHQQIALKLGLLKDEVEQHLYMPKTILENQCHKIYWDATLVTDRGAAHNRPDIAIFDWERKTCLLLDFTVPADDNLARAYTEKITKYADLAFQLREMYKLKSVNVLPMIISVNGLVEKHLPENTKRLCLDRNVISSSQKQIILSTTRIVRRFLQGP, encoded by the coding sequence ATGCGTGCTCATTTTATTGCATTGGACCTTGTTGAGACCCGTAACACCACTTACAGGAACCTATTATTGGAGATATGGAACGAAATCTGCCCATACCGCCCGGCATATGCTCAACTGCTCTCCAATAGGGTTCGATGGATACTTGAAAACCAAAAACTATCCCGAGCTGAGCTGGAGTGCATTAAGACAGCCTGCTATCCGACCATTACGACTCGGGAGGTCACAGGCCCGCCGGAGGAGTCTAGAAGGAAGTCATCCATCGGCATTAGAAGGAGCGGTCTTTTCCTAAAGACGCCGGAGGAAGACACACTGCAAAGATCCTTCACTGGTAACCTGATGAGGTTTTCGGGAGGGGCTGCGGAGAGAAGACCAAGGATTCCGCGACTGAGGTTCTCTAGGGCGACTCGCGATATGGTGATGAAGGTGAACTCAATCCTACCGGAGCACCTAGCGAACGTTGAGACGCTTGAGGAGCTGGTGGACATAGTCTACGCGGGCGCCGTAACGGTCTCTGAAGCACTTGGGCAACGGACTGACCACCAGCAAAATACTCCAAGATCACCCACAGTACCTCCTTGGAAGCTGCGCCTGGAGCAAAAGATCACAGCTATTAGAAAGAAGATTGGTGTAGTGCATACTTACCTCCATTCTGAAACTCCAAATGTTAAGGTTATCAAAGCCGTTAAGAAGATAGCCTCGGAATCCCGTATTAAATGCAAGGACCCGCACTTCAAAGAAAGGATAACAGTCGTTTCCGAtcacctgaaacaaaaaatcaagGCATTAGGGAACCGTATTAGACGATATAATGAGAGGACTAAACGCTACAAGAACAACAACCTATTTTATAAGGACCAGAAACAGTTTTTTCGTACTCTGGAAGCAGGAGATGAAGGGGAAATTGGTCATCTAGAACCCGATAAAGCGCACAGTTTCTGGACTGAGGTGTGGTCTAGGGAAAGCACCCATGATGACAACGCGTATTGGATAGAGGAAGCACAGCAGGAAATACCCATACAACCTATGGACGAAATAAACCTGCGGCAGTCGGATATACCTGAAATACTCAGGGGCTCCAACAACTGGGCATCCCCGGGGCCTGACAAACTCCACAACTATTGGTGGAAGTATTTCAACAACGTGCACGAAAAACTAGCACTGCTCCTACAAAATGCCATTAACAACCCTACCCTATTACCAGGCTTTCTCACGCAGGGGGTCACTTACCTGATCCCAAAAGATGGCGATAAAAAAGAtcccaagaactatcgcccaataACTTGTCTTTCATCGGTTTATAAGATCCTTACTGGAGTGCTCACGAAATATATCAGTAGACACATCAGAGAGCACAACTTAATGACCGAAGAACAAGGTGGCTGCCGAGAGAAGACAAAGGGGTGTAAAGAGCTTTTAGTCATAGATCATATTGTCACCAAACAAGCGCGAAAAAAGCTCAGAAATATTTCCGTTGCCTGGGTAGACTACAAAAAGGCTTTTGACTCTGTCCCGCACACGTGGCTGTTGAAAGTTCTGGAGATGCATGGGATAGCCGGAAAGGTGATCGAATTGCTGGGGCACCTGATGAAGAACTGGAGGACCTCCCTTTTCGTGCGATCGGGAGATGTACTGGTGGAgacagaacaaataaagataaACAGGGGTATATTTCAGGGAGACACATTGAGCCCAATTTGGTTCTGTTTAGCTCTCAATCCTCTCAGCATAATCCTCAACAACACCAACTATGGATATGTCATAAATAAGAACAGGCAAGTCACCATCTCTCACCGCTTAtatatggacgacttgaaactctatgGAGCGAACTCCGAACAACTGAGAAGAATGTTAGAGATAGTTTCAGCTTTCAGCGAGTCAGTTGGGATGGAGATGGGGGTTGAAAAATGTGCCGTGCTCGACGTCCGGAGGGGAAAAATCGAGGATACTACGGAGGGAGTATCCTTGATGAATAACATCACAATACCCGCACTGGATAAAGAAGTCCCATACAAATACCTGGGGATCAAGCAGGCATTGGAAATAAAAACTCCAGAGATGAAAGAGTCTTTTAAGGAGAAGCTTCTGGCAAGGATTGTTCTGCTACTTAGAGCCAAGCTGAATTCCAAGGCTCTGTTCATGGCCATCAATATATGGGCGATCCCAATCATGGCTTATTCATTCGGCGTACTCAATTGGTCGACGACCGAGCTCCGCGCACTGGACAGGGATGTACGATCAATCCTGACTAAATATGGAGTGCACCATCCCCACTCCTCCACTATCAGGCTTTACCTCCCACGACATCAAGGGGGAAGAGGGTTGTTAAGCTTAGAGGCAGTCCATGGGAAAAATATCAGTGACCTCAGGCAGCACTTCCTGAAAAGAAACTCACCAATGTTTAGGGCGATCCGAGAAGCGGACCAGAGATTGTCTCCACTGAAGCTCTCCGACTCAGAATATCAGGTCCCTCAACCCTCTGCGGAAGATCTTATCGCGGAGTGGAGCGCCAAGGCTTTGCACGGCCGATATCCATCTCACCTGAAAAGCAGAGAAGTAGAAAAGGTAGAATCTCTTACTTACCTTCGTGCAGGCTACCTTTTCCCGGAAACGGAAGGAAGACTCTTGGCGATACAGGACCAGGTGGTGCCCACAAGGACGTATATGAAGCATATTGCCAAGCAGGAGGTCCCATCTGATCGATGTAGGAGGTGCGCTGAGGCTGCGGAGTCCATACAGCACATCACCTCCTCGTGTCCGATACTTGCCCCCGTGGAATATCTTGGCAGGCATGATGCGATGGGACGCATTTACCATCAGCAGATCGCTTTAAAACTTGGGTTGCTCAAGGATGAGGTAGAGCAACATTTATACATGCCGAAAACCATTTTGGAAAATCAGTGCCATAAAATTTATTGGGACGCAACTCTCGTGACGGACAGAGGGGCAGCACACAATAGGCCAGACATTGCCATCTTTGATTGGGAACGGAAAACTTGCTTACTGCTGGACTTCACTGTCCCAGCAGATGACAACCTGGCAAGGGCGTACACGGAAAAAATAACGAAGTACGCCGATCTGGCTTTCCAACTACGTGAGATGTATAAGCTGAAATCAGTAAATGTGCTCCCGATGATAATCTCAGTTAACGGCCTGGTGGAGAAACATCTACCCGAGAACACCAAAAGGCTCTGTCTGGACCGGAATGTGATATCCAGCTCACAAAAGCAAATAATACTGAGCACGACAAGAATAGTAAGGAGGTTTCTCCAAGGTCCGTAG
- the LOC123317622 gene encoding uncharacterized protein LOC123317622, with the protein MTYSPAYVKTEFGGELAESRNTTELSSGKTKENKKDFKKIKDNFVLNNFDGKNVSVTLWLKKFESECMRCGVEEDMDKILILRLFLDGIAKEWQCIGTPMGSKLSQIIADYVIDELLDECIPQLTFIIPFCKKYVDDLILMIPEGKQDEILNVFNSFHPKIQFTIEEESNNCVPFLDTKVIREDETVKTDWHRKTTASGRYIHYTSYHPMKMKINLILNLKTRITTISHPAYLDKNLKTLAELMEQNGYPRSLVRRLVFNTPNHHMHEQQMENTNNERPPREPPREENQNRKKIIILPHIEGLTHKITKLLSDDNTFIAKYNVKTSKYLYSKLKDTTPKERRPNVVYRIPCNNCSGVYIGETKRTMNKRITSHKSDSRRNIQACALAQHENTTGHHMKFSDLEILDTETNSWKRKFIEMIRITQEPNAINHKKDIDNLSAIYANLVEIDKMSRNRNPIQIDTDTDRRP; encoded by the exons ATGACTTATTCACCTGCATACGTGAAAACAGAATTTGGAGGAGAACTAGCAGAATCACGAAATACAACAGAACTGTCCTCAGGCAAGACCAAGGAGAATAAAAAGGATTTCAAGAAGATAAAggacaattttgtgctgaataaTTTTGATGGGAAGAATGTTTCCGTGACTTTATGGTTGAAGAAATTTGAGTCGGAATGCATGCGTTGTGGAGTGGAAGAAGATATGgacaaaattttgattttacgTTTGTTTCTGGATGGGATAGCGAAAGAATG GCAGTGCATAGGTACACCAATGGGCTCAAAATTATCACAAATAATAGCTGACTATGTCATAGATGAACTTCTAGATGAGTGTATACCCCAGTTGACGTTCATAATACCTTTTTGCAAAAAATACGTCGACGACCTCATCCTCATGATACCCGAAGGAAAACAAGATGAGATCCTCAATGTTTTCAACAGTTTCCATCCAAAGATTCAATTTACCATTGAAGAAGAATCCAATAACTGTGTTCCATTCTTGGACACAAAAGTGATCAGAGAAGATGAAACAGTTAAAACTGATTGGCACAGAAAGACAACAGCTTCAGGCAGATATATACATTACACCTCATACCACCCgatgaaaatgaagattaaCCTTATCCTAAACCTGAAGACCAGGATCACAACGATCTCACACCCGGCATACCTTGACAAAAACCTGAAGACCTTGGCAGAGTTGATGGAACAGAATGGTTACCCCAGATCCTTGGTAAGAAGATTAGTCTTCAACACCCCCAACCATCACATGCATGAAcaacaaatggaaaatacaaataacGAGCGACCACCAAGAGAACCACCAAGAGAAGAAAATCAAAACAGAAAAAAGATAATAATACTACCCCATATAGAAGGATTAACACACAAGATAACAAAACTATTGAGCGACGACAATACCTTCATAGCAAAATACAATGTAAAAACATCTAAATACCTGTACAGTAAACTCAAAGATACAACACCCAAGGAGAGAAGACCCAACGTTGTCTACAGGATACCGTGCAACAATTGCAGCGGAGTATACATCGGAGAAACGAAGAGAACGATGAATAAAAGGATCACATCACACAAGAGTGATTCTAGAAGGAACATCCAAGCCTGCGCACTAGCTCAACACGAAAACACGACTGGACACCACATGAAATTTTCTGACTTAGAGATCCTAGATACAGAAACTAACAGTTGGAAGAGAAAATTTATAGAGATGATCAGGATAACCCAAGAACCTAACGCAATCAACCACAAAAAAGACATTGATAACCTCAGCGCAATTTATGCGAACCTAGTCGAGATAGACAAAATGTCCAGAAACAGAAACCCCATACAGATAGATACAGATACGGATAGAAGACCCTAG